Proteins from a genomic interval of Aquabacterium sp. J223:
- a CDS encoding adenylate/guanylate cyclase domain-containing protein codes for MTQIAERTILFADLRGSTALFEQLGNAEATSVVTHTIAALAAVIAPGQGKLVKTLGDGLMAVFTDPPSALRAADQMHEVLDRLVSRGHERGASAGLRGLKLQIGLACGEVVEMGGDCFGDAVNVAARLIDHAGDNETLLTAEVAATLPAAVLARARALDRVQLRGRAEPVQVHAMSHGRRSDLAATQFGDMGPASEPEGIRLGWGEQQRIFAGPHLPIVLGRSPQASWCIDDSRVSRSHARIDWHGGGFQLTDLSYNGTYVRFGRDGEIVSLRRGSCTLHGRGSIGLGAAPGDGGPTLDFEVLIFMDTLPSPPAAPR; via the coding sequence ATGACGCAAATCGCCGAGCGCACCATCCTCTTCGCCGACCTGCGCGGCAGCACCGCACTGTTCGAGCAGCTCGGCAACGCCGAAGCGACCTCGGTGGTCACGCACACCATCGCCGCCCTCGCGGCCGTCATCGCGCCCGGCCAGGGCAAGCTGGTGAAGACGCTGGGCGACGGCCTGATGGCGGTGTTCACCGATCCACCCTCCGCCCTGCGCGCCGCCGACCAGATGCACGAGGTGCTGGACCGGCTGGTCAGCCGCGGCCACGAACGCGGCGCCTCCGCCGGGCTGCGCGGCCTCAAGCTGCAGATCGGCCTGGCCTGCGGCGAAGTGGTCGAGATGGGCGGCGACTGCTTCGGCGACGCCGTCAACGTCGCCGCCCGCCTGATCGACCACGCCGGCGACAACGAGACGCTGCTGACCGCCGAGGTGGCCGCCACCCTGCCGGCCGCGGTGCTGGCCCGCGCGCGGGCGCTGGACCGGGTGCAGCTGCGCGGCCGGGCCGAGCCGGTGCAGGTGCATGCGATGAGCCACGGGCGCCGCAGCGACCTGGCCGCGACCCAGTTCGGCGACATGGGCCCGGCCAGCGAGCCCGAGGGCATCCGCCTCGGCTGGGGCGAGCAGCAGCGCATCTTCGCCGGCCCGCACCTGCCCATCGTGCTTGGTCGCAGCCCGCAGGCCAGCTGGTGCATCGACGACAGCCGGGTGTCGCGTTCGCACGCCCGCATCGACTGGCACGGCGGCGGCTTCCAGCTCACCGACCTCAGCTACAACGGCACCTACGTGCGCTTCGGCCGCGACGGCGAGATCGTCAGCCTGCGCCGCGGCAGCTGCACCCTGCACGGGCGCGGCAGCATCGGCCTGGGCGCCGCGCCGGGCGACGGCGGCCCGACCCTGGACTTCGAGGTCCTCATCTTCATGGACACCCTGCCCAGCCCGCCGGCCGCGCCGCGATGA